From Rhodobium gokarnense, a single genomic window includes:
- a CDS encoding mannitol dehydrogenase family protein, translating into MKRLSNAVLGDLPPSVSIPAYDRASSGIGIVHLGIGAFHRAHQAVYTDDVLARDGGDWAIAGVSLRSKTVHDQLDPQDGLFSVTALDGEGRDCRIVGSVKDVIFAPDEKVRLFELMAAPSTRIVSLTVTEKGYYRDPSTGALLADDPAIRADLASPDDPATAVGLIVRALKLRRATGTEPFTVLCCDNLPANGAALRQVVLDFALLHDSDLAAWIEETVRFPSTMVDRIVPATTGEGLDDVAAHLGCRDEGAILTEPFSQWVIEDDFSTGRPAWEDAGAMLVADVAPFEFAKLRLLNGPHSAIAYLGYLAGMEYVSDVMENASLRRFVDALMREDIRPTVTAPEGFDLDAYIDALQARFSNPSLHHRCWQIAMDGSQKLPQRLLGTVRDRLKAGASVARFGLVVAAWIRYASGVDLAGNAIDVRDPFSERFAERFTPLLSKPEALAEAALSMTGIFGADLGENATFRAAVTEGMKKLFADGAIIATEL; encoded by the coding sequence ATGAAACGCCTGTCCAACGCCGTCCTTGGCGATCTGCCGCCGAGCGTCTCTATCCCCGCCTACGACCGGGCTTCGTCGGGCATCGGCATCGTCCATCTCGGCATCGGCGCCTTCCACCGGGCGCACCAGGCCGTCTACACCGACGACGTGCTGGCACGCGACGGCGGCGACTGGGCGATTGCCGGCGTGAGCCTCCGCTCCAAGACCGTGCATGACCAACTCGATCCCCAGGACGGGCTCTTCAGCGTCACGGCGCTCGACGGCGAAGGCCGCGACTGCCGCATCGTCGGTTCGGTCAAGGACGTCATCTTCGCGCCGGACGAGAAGGTGCGGCTGTTCGAGCTGATGGCCGCGCCGTCAACGCGGATCGTCTCGCTGACGGTGACGGAAAAGGGCTATTACCGCGATCCGTCGACCGGCGCACTCCTTGCCGACGATCCGGCGATCCGCGCCGATCTCGCCAGTCCCGACGACCCGGCGACCGCCGTCGGGCTGATCGTCCGGGCTCTGAAGCTGCGGCGCGCGACCGGGACCGAGCCCTTCACCGTGCTGTGCTGCGACAACCTTCCGGCCAATGGCGCTGCGCTGCGCCAGGTCGTCCTCGACTTTGCGCTGCTGCACGATTCCGACCTCGCCGCCTGGATCGAGGAGACCGTGCGGTTTCCGAGCACCATGGTCGACCGCATCGTGCCGGCGACGACGGGGGAGGGATTGGACGACGTCGCAGCGCATCTCGGCTGCCGCGACGAGGGCGCGATCCTCACCGAGCCGTTCAGCCAATGGGTGATCGAGGATGATTTTTCCACGGGCCGGCCGGCCTGGGAGGACGCGGGCGCGATGCTCGTTGCCGATGTGGCGCCGTTCGAGTTCGCAAAGCTCCGGCTCCTCAACGGACCGCATTCCGCCATCGCCTATCTCGGCTATCTCGCCGGCATGGAGTACGTCTCCGACGTCATGGAGAATGCGTCGCTCCGGCGTTTCGTCGATGCCCTGATGCGTGAGGATATCCGCCCGACGGTGACGGCGCCGGAAGGTTTCGACCTCGATGCCTATATCGATGCACTGCAGGCACGGTTTTCGAACCCGTCGCTGCATCACCGCTGTTGGCAGATCGCCATGGACGGCTCGCAAAAACTGCCGCAGCGACTGCTCGGCACCGTCCGCGACCGGCTGAAGGCGGGGGCAAGCGTTGCCCGCTTCGGCCTCGTCGTCGCCGCCTGGATCCGCTACGCCTCCGGCGTCGACCTTGCCGGCAACGCCATCGACGTGCGCGATCCCTTCAGCGAGCGCTTCGCCGAGCGCTTCACGCCGCTGCTGTCGAAGCCTGAAGCGCTCGCCGAGGCGGCGCTTTCCATGACCGGTATTTTCGGGGCGGACCTCGGCGAGAACGCCACGTTCCGCGCGGCGGTGACCGAGGGCATGAAAAAACTCTTTGCCGACGGGGCGATCATCGCGACGGAGCTATGA
- a CDS encoding ABC transporter substrate-binding protein, with the protein MKNMLKMGISAIALTVFTSGALAENIVYWTQEVQPKRMEIQRAVADAFTKKTGHTVEIVPVEENELGPRATAAYAAGDLPDVIMMPIGDVLPWAEEGILDIDTNNDVVEDLGRGTFSEGVLGMTESDGVAAAVPFSAWPYITIYRKSRFEELGLKQPTSFETVLAAAKALDNPPKVHGFAVATKVDEGFMSQTLEQLFLANGVSPVKEDGTVDFDREKTKEVLDFYKELKSMSPEGELYWKQTRETYFNGSVEFTFWSPFILDEMAGLRDAAPVAINDDPTTRALSDDTEVLTGLAGPSNPEGATWVELTVFGITTDAKTDAAMEFVKFMMSDGYMDMLSIAPEGFFPVRTGSAEGKSDYVDGWAGLEVGVDRRAPLGELYPAETIQAMVDGLSVGTRWGVAEGQLSLASKIINSGLVNRLVREYADGVRDADATVDLLNEEASAIK; encoded by the coding sequence ATGAAAAACATGCTCAAGATGGGCATTTCGGCAATCGCCCTGACCGTCTTTACGTCCGGTGCGCTGGCCGAGAACATCGTCTACTGGACCCAGGAGGTCCAGCCGAAGCGGATGGAGATCCAGCGCGCCGTCGCCGATGCCTTCACCAAGAAGACCGGCCACACCGTGGAGATCGTCCCGGTCGAGGAGAACGAGCTCGGCCCGCGGGCGACCGCGGCCTATGCCGCCGGCGACCTGCCGGACGTCATCATGATGCCGATCGGCGACGTGCTTCCCTGGGCCGAAGAGGGCATCCTCGACATCGACACCAACAACGACGTCGTGGAAGACCTCGGCCGCGGCACCTTTTCCGAAGGCGTCCTCGGCATGACGGAGAGCGACGGGGTTGCCGCCGCGGTGCCGTTCTCGGCCTGGCCCTATATCACCATCTACCGCAAGAGCCGGTTCGAGGAGCTGGGCCTGAAGCAGCCGACCTCGTTCGAAACCGTGCTTGCTGCCGCCAAGGCGCTCGACAACCCGCCGAAGGTGCATGGCTTTGCCGTCGCCACCAAGGTCGACGAAGGCTTCATGAGCCAGACCCTGGAGCAGCTCTTCCTCGCCAACGGCGTCAGCCCCGTCAAGGAAGACGGCACGGTCGACTTCGACCGGGAAAAGACCAAGGAAGTGCTCGACTTCTACAAGGAGCTCAAGTCGATGAGCCCGGAGGGCGAGCTCTACTGGAAGCAGACCCGCGAGACCTATTTCAACGGCTCGGTGGAATTCACCTTCTGGTCGCCGTTCATCCTCGATGAGATGGCGGGCCTGCGCGATGCCGCCCCGGTCGCCATCAACGACGATCCGACGACGCGGGCGCTCTCCGACGACACCGAGGTGCTGACCGGCCTTGCCGGCCCGTCCAACCCGGAGGGGGCGACCTGGGTCGAGCTCACCGTCTTCGGCATCACCACCGACGCCAAGACCGATGCGGCGATGGAATTCGTCAAGTTCATGATGTCGGACGGCTACATGGACATGCTGTCGATCGCGCCGGAGGGCTTCTTCCCCGTGCGCACCGGCTCGGCGGAAGGCAAGTCCGACTATGTGGACGGCTGGGCCGGGCTTGAGGTCGGCGTCGACCGCCGCGCCCCGCTCGGTGAGCTCTATCCGGCCGAGACGATCCAGGCGATGGTCGACGGCCTTTCGGTCGGCACCCGCTGGGGCGTCGCCGAAGGCCAGCTTTCGCTCGCCTCCAAGATCATCAACTCCGGTCTCGTCAACCGGCTGGTCCGCGAATATGCCGACGGCGTGCGCGATGCCGACGCCACCGTCGATCTCCTCAATGAGGAAGCTTCCGCCATCAAATAA
- a CDS encoding LacI family DNA-binding transcriptional regulator, translated as MNITEFARHLGLSISTVSRALNGYEDVKPETRELVLRSAERLGYVPNAASRRLRRKKRLETVGFVAPRHDREFLSPVLLETLTGLDTVLEEKGLNLNVLSLHAEEDELKSIKSQVVSGAVDALILSRTRRFDPRVSYLNSVGFPFVTFGCTETDEDYRYVEIDHYCAGEASVRHLTGLGHRRIALLNGPEEFMLHHRRRQGYEAAMAAAGCPLDADLVRHSDPSPQASRAAARELLSLDDRPSAIVCASDHMAHGVYAVAAELGIEVGPGLSIIGCDDISSSDVLAPPLTTATADRYRAGKALAELLLAEGDSALRNTRLDMTLVVRKSTAPFKGTSP; from the coding sequence GTGAACATCACCGAATTCGCCCGCCATCTGGGCCTGTCCATCTCCACGGTCTCGCGCGCCCTCAACGGCTACGAGGACGTCAAGCCGGAGACGCGCGAACTGGTGCTGCGTTCCGCGGAACGCCTCGGCTATGTGCCGAATGCGGCAAGTCGCCGCCTCAGGCGCAAGAAGCGGCTGGAAACGGTCGGCTTCGTCGCCCCCCGCCACGACCGCGAATTCCTCAGCCCCGTTCTCCTCGAAACCCTCACCGGCCTCGACACCGTGCTTGAGGAAAAGGGCCTCAACCTCAACGTCCTCTCGCTCCACGCCGAGGAGGACGAGCTGAAGAGCATAAAGTCGCAGGTCGTCTCCGGCGCCGTCGATGCGCTGATCCTCAGCCGCACCCGCCGCTTCGACCCGCGCGTCTCCTACCTCAATTCCGTCGGCTTTCCCTTCGTCACCTTCGGCTGCACGGAAACGGACGAGGACTACCGCTATGTGGAGATCGACCATTACTGCGCCGGCGAGGCCTCGGTGCGCCACCTGACCGGCCTCGGCCACCGCCGCATCGCCCTCCTCAACGGCCCCGAGGAGTTCATGCTCCACCACCGCCGGCGCCAGGGCTACGAGGCCGCCATGGCCGCCGCCGGCTGCCCGCTCGATGCCGATCTGGTACGCCACTCGGACCCGAGCCCGCAGGCCTCGCGCGCCGCCGCAAGAGAGCTTCTCAGCCTCGACGATCGCCCGAGCGCCATCGTCTGCGCCTCCGACCACATGGCCCACGGCGTCTATGCCGTTGCCGCCGAGCTTGGCATTGAGGTGGGCCCCGGGTTATCCATCATTGGTTGCGACGACATCTCGTCGTCCGACGTGCTCGCACCGCCGCTGACGACGGCAACGGCGGACCGTTACCGCGCCGGCAAGGCGCTCGCCGAACTGCTGCTTGCCGAGGGCGATTCCGCCCTCCGGAACACGCGACTGGACATGACGCTCGTCGTTCGAAAATCGACCGCGCCCTTCAAGGGAACATCGCCATGA
- a CDS encoding ABC transporter ATP-binding protein: MSQIELRDVTKAFGPHEVIKGVDLTIADGELTVFVGPSGCGKSTLLRMIAGLEDVSSGSVLIDGKDVTGAAPAERALAMVFQSYALYPHMDVRANIGFSLKTAGMASAEITKRVDEVAAILKLTDYLDRKPKALSGGQRQRVAIGRAIVRDPTAFLFDEPLSNLDAALRVEMRIEIAKLHKKLEATTIYVTHDQVEAMTLADKIVVLRDGLIEQIGPPRELYDRPANLFVAQFLGSPKMNLFAPTGDIAKIDAVAEKNPKTVGVRPEHIVVAEPGTGHVDGTVDLVEYLGADSLVYVDCGEHGLVTIRHTEDREVKEGETIGLSFREDRISLFDANEQAI; encoded by the coding sequence ATGAGCCAGATCGAATTGCGGGACGTCACCAAGGCGTTCGGGCCGCACGAGGTCATCAAGGGCGTCGACCTGACGATCGCCGATGGCGAACTCACCGTCTTCGTCGGCCCCTCCGGCTGCGGGAAGTCCACGCTTTTGAGGATGATCGCCGGCCTTGAGGACGTCAGTTCGGGCTCCGTGCTCATCGACGGCAAGGATGTCACCGGCGCCGCCCCGGCGGAGCGGGCGCTCGCCATGGTGTTCCAGTCCTACGCGCTCTACCCGCACATGGACGTGCGCGCCAATATCGGCTTCAGCCTGAAGACCGCCGGCATGGCCTCCGCGGAAATCACCAAACGCGTCGACGAGGTCGCCGCCATCCTGAAGCTCACCGACTATCTCGACAGGAAGCCGAAGGCGCTTTCCGGCGGCCAGCGCCAGCGCGTCGCCATCGGCCGGGCGATCGTCCGCGACCCGACCGCGTTCCTGTTCGACGAGCCGCTCTCCAACCTCGATGCGGCGCTGCGCGTGGAAATGCGCATCGAGATCGCCAAGCTGCACAAGAAGCTGGAAGCCACCACCATCTACGTCACCCACGACCAGGTCGAGGCGATGACGCTGGCCGACAAGATCGTCGTCCTGCGCGACGGCCTGATCGAGCAGATCGGCCCCCCGCGCGAGCTCTACGACCGGCCGGCCAACCTCTTCGTCGCCCAGTTCCTCGGCAGCCCGAAGATGAACCTCTTCGCCCCGACCGGCGACATCGCGAAGATCGACGCGGTGGCAGAGAAAAACCCGAAGACCGTGGGCGTCAGGCCCGAGCACATCGTCGTCGCCGAGCCGGGAACCGGCCATGTGGACGGCACGGTCGACCTCGTCGAATACCTCGGCGCCGACAGCCTCGTCTATGTGGACTGCGGCGAGCACGGCCTCGTCACCATCCGCCACACCGAGGACCGCGAGGTCAAGGAGGGCGAGACCATCGGCCTGAGCTTCCGGGAAGACCGCATCAGCCTGTTCGATGCGAACGAGCAGGCGATCTGA
- a CDS encoding TIM-barrel domain-containing protein, protein MLNQVENAAMPNETVMMSRASDGSPVSLRVSFPAPGVARLRLGSPDDVSPLPTLTLPDEPLAATRLSDNAVAGGGLTVTLDPEKFDFRVADDSGRVLLSTSTQDMTQKGAMRVEPVEVAEAFTATSFRVEPDDHFLGYGEKFCNFDKRGLTITSSNSNAGGATSEAAYKNVPFFLNTRGYGVLFNTTRKLRHDVGEPRLSILSYRVEVDASELDFFVIDGPDPKTILKRYAELTGFAPVPPLWTFGIWMSRFYFERWETLFAAAEGYRSHDIPCDVAAPDSYWMYGNRLSDLQWDDDRFPDPAERLAELRAKGFRTSLWLYPYISEKSPLFEEAQAKGYLCTSPDGTPAIVPTTLPQPCHDEPGFRGVGTLKHVFKHPIAPPGTLIDFTNPEAVAWYQGLLTDRLKEGVAVFKTDFGEDVPDDVQFHDGRTGRDVHNIYPLLFQKAVAEATERFTGDFVIWGRSGWAGGQAYPIHWGGDPTTSWQAMSASLKAGLSYGLSGVPFWSHDIGGFAGAPPSEELYTRWAQFGLLSSHSRFHGTTPREPWEFGERACAIVRDFAKFRMRLLPYLHHLATVAHEEGLPVIRALHLEFPDDPGARLIDGQYMLGDALLVSPVFNAAGDVEYYLPRGSRWLDLRSGRWCGGGQWVSEKGLDLANMPLFLRDGAMVPLVEPAACTDETDFSTLALLVTPEASGALTFSLPDGTSVEVAFRRDDTGWQGRVSGVAGIRLLIAGGPEPATATLCEGDWQAVDARPEEINLSAYAFSKAGGSP, encoded by the coding sequence ATGCTGAATCAGGTTGAAAACGCCGCGATGCCCAACGAGACGGTGATGATGTCGCGTGCCAGCGACGGCAGTCCGGTCTCGCTGAGGGTGTCGTTTCCGGCGCCTGGCGTTGCCCGCCTGCGCCTGGGGTCGCCGGACGACGTCTCGCCGCTGCCGACCCTCACGCTTCCCGACGAACCGCTTGCCGCGACCAGGCTTTCCGACAACGCCGTCGCCGGCGGGGGCCTGACGGTCACCCTCGATCCGGAAAAATTCGACTTCCGCGTCGCCGACGACAGCGGCCGGGTGCTTCTGTCGACCAGCACCCAGGACATGACCCAGAAGGGGGCGATGCGGGTGGAGCCGGTCGAGGTTGCCGAGGCCTTCACCGCGACCTCGTTCCGGGTCGAGCCGGACGACCATTTCCTCGGCTATGGCGAGAAATTCTGCAATTTCGACAAGCGCGGTCTGACGATCACCTCGTCGAACTCCAATGCCGGCGGCGCCACTTCGGAAGCGGCCTACAAGAACGTGCCGTTCTTCCTGAACACGCGCGGCTACGGCGTCCTCTTCAACACCACGCGCAAGCTGCGCCACGACGTCGGCGAGCCGCGGCTGTCGATCCTGTCCTATCGCGTGGAGGTCGATGCTTCCGAGCTCGATTTCTTCGTCATCGACGGGCCCGATCCGAAGACGATCCTGAAGCGCTATGCGGAGCTGACGGGCTTTGCGCCGGTGCCGCCGCTGTGGACCTTCGGCATCTGGATGTCGCGGTTCTATTTCGAGCGCTGGGAGACGCTGTTCGCCGCGGCCGAGGGCTACCGCTCCCACGACATCCCCTGCGACGTTGCAGCGCCCGACTCCTACTGGATGTACGGAAACCGGCTGTCCGACCTGCAATGGGACGACGACCGCTTTCCCGATCCGGCCGAGAGGCTCGCGGAACTGCGCGCCAAGGGATTCCGCACCAGCCTCTGGCTCTACCCGTACATCTCGGAAAAATCGCCGCTGTTCGAGGAGGCCCAGGCGAAGGGCTATCTGTGCACCTCGCCCGACGGGACGCCGGCGATCGTGCCGACGACCCTGCCTCAGCCCTGCCACGACGAGCCGGGCTTTCGCGGCGTCGGCACGCTGAAGCACGTCTTCAAGCACCCGATCGCGCCTCCCGGAACGCTGATCGACTTCACCAATCCTGAGGCCGTCGCCTGGTATCAGGGGCTCCTCACAGATCGGCTGAAGGAGGGCGTTGCCGTCTTCAAGACCGATTTCGGCGAGGACGTGCCCGACGACGTGCAGTTCCATGACGGGCGCACGGGCCGCGACGTCCACAACATCTATCCGCTCCTGTTCCAAAAGGCCGTCGCCGAGGCGACCGAGCGCTTCACCGGCGACTTCGTCATCTGGGGCCGCTCCGGCTGGGCCGGCGGCCAGGCCTATCCCATCCATTGGGGCGGCGATCCGACAACCTCCTGGCAGGCGATGAGCGCTTCGCTGAAGGCCGGGCTCAGCTACGGGCTTTCCGGCGTGCCGTTCTGGAGCCACGACATCGGCGGCTTTGCCGGCGCACCGCCGTCGGAAGAGCTCTATACCCGCTGGGCCCAGTTCGGGCTCCTCTCCAGCCACTCCCGGTTCCACGGCACGACGCCGCGCGAGCCCTGGGAGTTCGGCGAGCGGGCGTGCGCGATCGTGCGCGATTTCGCCAAATTCCGGATGCGGCTGCTGCCCTATCTCCACCATCTGGCAACGGTTGCCCACGAGGAGGGGCTGCCGGTGATCCGCGCGCTCCATCTGGAGTTCCCGGACGATCCGGGCGCGCGGCTCATCGACGGCCAGTACATGCTCGGCGATGCGCTCCTCGTCTCGCCGGTGTTCAATGCGGCGGGCGATGTGGAATACTATCTGCCGCGCGGCTCCCGCTGGCTGGATCTGCGCTCAGGCCGCTGGTGCGGGGGCGGCCAATGGGTTTCGGAGAAAGGTCTCGACCTTGCCAATATGCCGCTGTTCCTCCGCGACGGGGCCATGGTGCCTCTGGTGGAGCCGGCGGCTTGCACGGACGAGACCGACTTTTCGACCCTTGCCCTGCTGGTCACGCCGGAAGCGTCCGGAGCGTTGACCTTCTCGCTGCCGGACGGGACGTCGGTTGAGGTGGCGTTCCGCCGGGACGACACTGGCTGGCAGGGCCGCGTTTCGGGTGTGGCCGGGATCAGGCTCTTGATCGCGGGCGGCCCGGAACCGGCGACCGCGACGCTCTGCGAAGGAGACTGGCAGGCGGTCGATGCCCGACCGGAAGAAATCAATCTGAGCGCCTACGCGTTTAGCAAAGCAGGAGGAAGTCCATGA
- a CDS encoding carbohydrate ABC transporter permease has protein sequence MAALRHSLVMTALTGIFWGWVVATCLAVAMTLFSGQILSVDLVSAGAGGLSAAGVYHFWKKGWLSFAAQAVVAADILVTLDGNAPLGAPLTGSPATSAIIIVVFGLVTALVVRACLAGMPKGVLSRSLFETHLIRSMIGFGYVFFTAIVLLPFYIMLMTSLKSQQSLMSNPLDYSIDLGAGIETLFRSYIELFAVYDFGTFLMNTAFVSVMTVAITLLFCVPGAYAVARLRFRGRKALSRSILMIYMVPAIVLVIPLYAVFSQLGLRNTHLGLLIVYPATTVPVALYMLQGYFKGLPFELEEAGLMDGLNRWQVILKITLPLAMPAMATVSLYVFMIAWNEFLFAFMFLDDTSLFTLSRGIVSLNSSEVPRQHLMAGAVIATIPVLVLFLWFERFLVQGLAAGGVKG, from the coding sequence ATGGCCGCGCTCCGCCATTCCCTCGTCATGACGGCCCTTACCGGCATCTTCTGGGGCTGGGTCGTCGCCACCTGCCTTGCCGTCGCAATGACCCTCTTTTCCGGCCAGATCCTCTCCGTCGACCTGGTCTCGGCCGGCGCCGGCGGGCTTAGTGCCGCCGGCGTCTATCACTTCTGGAAAAAGGGCTGGCTGTCCTTTGCCGCACAGGCCGTCGTCGCCGCCGACATCCTCGTGACCCTCGACGGCAACGCCCCCCTCGGCGCCCCGCTGACCGGATCGCCGGCAACGAGCGCCATCATCATCGTCGTCTTCGGCCTCGTCACCGCCCTTGTTGTGCGCGCCTGCCTTGCCGGCATGCCGAAGGGCGTGCTGTCGCGCAGCCTCTTCGAGACCCACCTGATCCGCTCGATGATCGGCTTCGGCTACGTCTTCTTCACCGCCATCGTGCTGTTGCCCTTCTACATCATGCTGATGACCAGCCTGAAGAGCCAGCAGTCCCTGATGTCCAACCCGCTCGACTATTCCATCGACCTCGGCGCCGGCATCGAGACCCTCTTCCGGTCCTATATCGAGCTCTTTGCCGTCTACGATTTCGGCACGTTCTTGATGAACACCGCCTTCGTCTCGGTGATGACGGTGGCGATCACGTTGCTCTTTTGCGTGCCCGGCGCCTATGCCGTCGCCCGCCTCAGGTTTCGCGGCCGCAAGGCGCTGTCGCGCTCCATCCTGATGATCTACATGGTCCCGGCCATCGTGCTGGTGATCCCGCTCTATGCGGTGTTCTCCCAGCTCGGGCTCCGGAACACCCATCTCGGCCTCCTCATCGTCTATCCGGCGACCACGGTGCCCGTCGCGCTCTACATGCTGCAGGGCTATTTCAAGGGCCTTCCCTTCGAGCTGGAGGAGGCCGGGCTGATGGACGGCCTCAATCGCTGGCAGGTGATTTTAAAGATCACCCTGCCGCTCGCCATGCCGGCGATGGCCACCGTCTCCCTCTACGTCTTCATGATCGCCTGGAACGAGTTCCTGTTCGCCTTCATGTTCCTCGACGACACCTCGCTCTTCACCCTGTCGCGCGGCATCGTCAGCCTCAATTCGTCGGAAGTGCCGCGCCAGCACCTGATGGCCGGCGCGGTGATCGCCACCATTCCCGTCCTCGTCCTCTTCCTCTGGTTCGAGCGCTTCCTGGTGCAGGGCCTCGCCGCGGGCGGCGTCAAGGGATGA
- a CDS encoding carbohydrate ABC transporter permease, translated as MTDAASRPARNAKAPPARGPLARAEAGLARIMLFPSVFIVAAIVLFPLLANFWISFKPVTLGDLRPPSVLLSDRVRATDTGFTTEWRLRNTSRTAAITNVVVGARVDPAWTLEELPENCERTPERLTCKLEELPPATRIRIRFAFAAPPDAAEKADAWEPTATGDSENILTNASFTLENFREAFSAREFWTVLRVTFVYTIFGTLAAIILGLFAALLLDRDFRGRGILRGLFLFPYVAPVIAVAFAWVILLDPFSGSVNAYLKEAGVLDGAVNFLGTRSVEIGLFGITIDFPVALSTVIAFEAWRYFPLSFLFILARMQSINTEMFEAARVDGASPFQIFRYISIPQLIGIMSVLFLLRFIWTFNKFDDIFLLTGGASGTRTLVVDVYEQAFAISNLGAGAAVAVVVFMVLLTFSLLFFRIMPKEEL; from the coding sequence ATGACGGATGCAGCCAGCCGACCCGCCCGCAACGCCAAGGCCCCGCCAGCAAGAGGCCCGCTCGCAAGGGCCGAGGCCGGCCTTGCCCGGATCATGCTGTTTCCCTCCGTCTTCATCGTCGCGGCCATCGTCCTGTTCCCGCTCCTCGCCAATTTCTGGATTTCCTTCAAGCCGGTGACCCTCGGCGACCTCAGGCCGCCCTCCGTGCTCCTCTCCGACCGGGTGCGCGCCACCGACACCGGCTTCACCACCGAATGGCGCCTGCGCAACACCTCGCGGACAGCCGCCATCACGAACGTCGTCGTCGGTGCAAGGGTCGATCCCGCCTGGACGCTGGAAGAGCTGCCGGAGAACTGCGAGAGGACGCCGGAACGCCTGACCTGCAAGCTGGAAGAGCTGCCGCCGGCGACCCGCATCCGCATCCGGTTTGCCTTTGCCGCGCCGCCGGATGCCGCCGAAAAGGCCGACGCCTGGGAACCGACCGCTACCGGCGACTCGGAGAACATCCTCACCAACGCCAGCTTCACGCTGGAAAACTTCCGCGAGGCGTTCAGCGCCCGCGAATTCTGGACGGTGCTGCGCGTCACCTTCGTCTACACGATCTTCGGCACGCTCGCGGCAATCATCCTCGGCCTCTTTGCTGCCCTCCTTCTCGACCGCGACTTCCGTGGCCGCGGCATCCTCAGGGGCCTCTTCCTCTTTCCCTATGTCGCCCCGGTGATCGCGGTCGCCTTTGCCTGGGTGATCCTGCTCGATCCCTTCTCCGGCTCGGTCAATGCGTATCTCAAGGAGGCCGGCGTCCTCGACGGCGCCGTCAACTTCCTCGGCACCCGCTCCGTCGAGATCGGGCTCTTCGGCATCACCATCGACTTCCCGGTGGCGCTCTCCACCGTCATCGCCTTTGAGGCCTGGCGTTATTTCCCGCTGTCGTTCCTCTTCATCCTTGCCCGCATGCAGTCGATCAACACCGAGATGTTCGAGGCCGCCCGGGTCGACGGCGCGAGCCCCTTCCAGATCTTCCGCTACATCTCCATCCCACAGCTCATCGGCATCATGTCGGTGCTGTTCCTGTTGCGCTTCATCTGGACCTTCAACAAGTTCGACGACATCTTCCTTCTGACAGGCGGCGCCTCCGGCACCCGCACCCTCGTCGTCGACGTCTACGAGCAGGCCTTTGCGATCTCCAATCTCGGCGCCGGCGCCGCCGTTGCCGTCGTCGTCTTCATGGTGCTGCTGACCTTCTCGCTGCTGTTCTTCAGGATCATGCCGAAGGAGGAATTGTGA